Proteins from a genomic interval of Orbaceae bacterium lpD02:
- the ilvN gene encoding acetolactate synthase small subunit, which yields MSSITKQIVLTLTVANHPGVMTHICGLFARRAFNVEGILCLPLNDSSFSRIWLLVKDDERLPQMLSQIEKLEDVQAVVKTDDCKIFMQLAELQKI from the coding sequence ATGTCATCAATAACTAAACAAATCGTTTTAACATTAACCGTTGCGAATCACCCTGGCGTAATGACCCATATTTGTGGCTTATTTGCTCGCCGCGCCTTCAATGTCGAAGGGATCTTATGTTTACCATTAAATGATTCAAGCTTTAGCCGGATCTGGTTGCTGGTTAAAGATGACGAACGACTACCACAAATGTTAAGCCAAATAGAAAAACTAGAAGATGTTCAAGCAGTGGTAAAAACTGATGATTGTAAGATTTTTATGCAGCTGGCGGAATTACAAAAAATTTAA
- a CDS encoding heavy-metal-associated domain-containing protein: protein MKLIVDNMSCNHCVKAVTKAINDIDPKAVVTVDLTKKEVAIEGGSISQEAAIKAVDDAGYQFVGISY from the coding sequence ATGAAATTAATTGTTGATAATATGAGTTGTAATCACTGTGTAAAAGCCGTCACTAAAGCGATTAATGACATTGATCCCAAAGCGGTGGTGACCGTTGATCTCACTAAAAAAGAAGTAGCTATTGAAGGTGGTTCGATTTCGCAAGAAGCGGCGATTAAAGCCGTAGATGATGCTGGTTATCAATTTGTGGGTATTAGCTATTGA
- a CDS encoding RidA family protein: protein MVKIINSDKAPAAIGPYVQAVDLGNLMFVSGQIPIDPATGLMAEDISAQTRQSLANVKAILTAANCTPANIVKTTIFLADMNDFAAVNSAYEQFFTQNNAAFPARSCVQVARIPKDAKVEIEVIVAK, encoded by the coding sequence ATGGTTAAAATTATCAATTCAGATAAAGCACCAGCTGCGATAGGTCCATATGTTCAAGCAGTTGATTTGGGTAATTTAATGTTTGTATCAGGTCAGATCCCAATTGATCCAGCAACGGGATTGATGGCTGAAGATATTAGTGCACAGACTCGACAAAGTTTAGCTAATGTCAAAGCGATTTTAACTGCGGCGAATTGCACGCCAGCTAACATTGTAAAAACTACTATTTTTTTAGCAGATATGAATGATTTTGCTGCGGTTAATAGCGCTTATGAGCAATTCTTTACACAAAATAATGCGGCATTTCCTGCGCGATCTTGCGTACAAGTTGCTAGAATTCCTAAAGATGCTAAAGTTGAAATTGAAGTGATTGTTGCTAAATAA
- a CDS encoding heavy metal translocating P-type ATPase has protein sequence MSQRKHNSSCCNEQQSTVHHHKTASHGEHQHQKKSHHCGCNDEHAILLANDKPIPISNDRQAVYRIRNMDCPTEEALIRKKLANMAGIIALEFNLIQRILTVHHRNASLPSIEAALTAIDMDPEPILNFDTTADFTPIIKWKQLALAGILALAAEITHFISGPNWLVLTLALVAIAIGGIGTYKKGWIALKNLNLNMNALMSFAVTGALIIGQWPEAAMVMVLFTLAEAIEAKSMDRARDAIKNLLSLTPERATVLQTDGTWQDVDVKAVLIDSVVRVKPGERIALDGKITSGQSTINQAPITGESLPTEKGMGDQVFAGTINESGSFEYKVTALATQSTLARIIKAVESAQGSKAQTQRFVDRFAKIYTPIVFIIALCIGLIPPLFMHGIWFDWIYKALVLLVIACPCALVISTPVTIVSGLAAATRYGILIKGGMYLEQGRKLSTLALDKTGTITYGKPKQTDFIKLGSSSEQDIRQIAASLASRSDHPVSKAITLAAEEDNTTHLNVTNFTAILGQGTRGEIEGILWFMGNHRMVEELGVCSHELEQQIQSLEQQGKTVVMLIGPQGVQGLFAVADTIKETSVAAIAELKKLGIKTVMLTGDNIYTANVIAEQAGIDQVKGNLLPADKLAVVSELSQSGIVGMVGDGINDAPALAKADIGFAMGAVGTDTAIETADVALMDDDLRKIPQFIRLSKVTFTILVQNITFALLVKALFFALTFMGEANMWMAVFADIGTSLLVVANGLRLLRK, from the coding sequence ATGAGTCAGCGTAAACATAATTCATCTTGCTGTAACGAGCAACAATCGACAGTCCATCATCATAAGACAGCTTCTCATGGCGAGCATCAGCATCAAAAAAAATCTCACCACTGTGGTTGTAATGATGAACATGCGATCTTATTGGCAAATGATAAGCCAATTCCCATAAGCAATGATAGACAAGCGGTTTATCGTATTCGTAATATGGATTGCCCAACCGAAGAGGCATTGATACGCAAAAAATTAGCTAATATGGCCGGAATTATTGCGCTTGAATTTAACTTAATACAGCGTATTTTAACGGTTCATCATCGAAATGCATCTTTGCCAAGTATTGAAGCGGCATTAACTGCTATTGATATGGATCCAGAGCCGATCCTTAATTTTGATACTACCGCTGATTTCACTCCGATAATAAAATGGAAACAACTCGCGTTAGCAGGGATCTTAGCGCTAGCAGCTGAAATTACCCATTTTATATCAGGTCCTAATTGGTTAGTTTTAACGTTAGCGCTGGTGGCAATAGCAATCGGCGGGATTGGCACTTATAAAAAAGGCTGGATAGCGCTTAAAAATCTTAACCTAAACATGAATGCATTGATGTCATTTGCCGTAACCGGCGCATTAATAATAGGGCAATGGCCTGAAGCCGCAATGGTGATGGTGCTATTTACTTTAGCAGAAGCAATTGAAGCTAAATCAATGGATAGAGCTCGTGATGCGATTAAAAATCTATTAAGCTTAACACCAGAGCGAGCGACTGTATTACAAACCGATGGTACATGGCAAGATGTCGATGTTAAAGCGGTATTAATTGATAGTGTGGTGCGCGTAAAACCAGGCGAACGTATTGCTTTAGATGGCAAAATTACATCAGGGCAATCAACGATTAACCAAGCCCCGATTACTGGCGAGAGCTTACCTACTGAAAAAGGTATGGGCGATCAGGTCTTTGCTGGTACAATTAATGAGTCTGGTTCGTTTGAATATAAAGTCACTGCGCTAGCTACACAATCGACATTAGCAAGAATAATCAAAGCGGTTGAATCAGCTCAAGGTAGCAAGGCACAAACACAGCGATTTGTTGATCGTTTTGCTAAAATATATACCCCAATCGTGTTTATTATTGCCTTGTGTATCGGCTTAATTCCACCGTTATTTATGCACGGAATATGGTTTGATTGGATTTATAAAGCCTTGGTGTTATTAGTTATTGCTTGTCCGTGTGCGTTGGTGATTTCAACCCCAGTAACCATTGTAAGTGGCTTAGCGGCTGCAACTCGTTATGGTATTTTAATTAAAGGCGGCATGTATTTAGAGCAAGGCCGTAAACTATCCACTCTCGCTTTAGATAAAACTGGTACCATTACCTATGGTAAACCAAAACAGACTGATTTTATTAAACTGGGTTCATCGAGTGAACAAGATATAAGGCAAATTGCCGCAAGCCTTGCGTCTCGCTCCGATCATCCAGTTTCTAAAGCCATCACTTTAGCCGCTGAAGAAGACAATACTACGCACTTAAATGTAACTAATTTTACCGCAATATTAGGGCAGGGAACTCGTGGCGAAATAGAGGGTATATTATGGTTTATGGGTAACCACCGAATGGTCGAAGAACTCGGTGTTTGTAGCCATGAGTTAGAGCAGCAAATACAAAGCTTAGAGCAACAAGGTAAAACAGTTGTTATGCTAATAGGACCACAAGGTGTGCAAGGTCTATTTGCGGTAGCTGATACCATAAAAGAGACGAGTGTTGCAGCGATTGCCGAGCTCAAAAAATTAGGCATTAAAACCGTTATGTTAACGGGAGATAATATTTATACGGCTAACGTGATAGCAGAGCAAGCTGGCATTGATCAGGTAAAAGGTAATTTATTACCAGCAGATAAATTAGCCGTAGTGAGTGAATTATCGCAATCAGGTATTGTTGGCATGGTCGGGGATGGTATCAATGACGCGCCAGCGCTAGCTAAAGCCGATATTGGGTTTGCGATGGGAGCGGTCGGTACTGATACCGCAATTGAAACTGCAGATGTTGCCTTGATGGATGATGATTTACGGAAAATTCCACAGTTTATTCGCTTATCAAAAGTAACATTTACGATTTTGGTGCAAAATATTACGTTTGCGCTATTGGTTAAAGCGCTATTTTTTGCACTTACATTTATGGGGGAGGCAAATATGTGGATGGCGGTGTTTGCCGATATTGGCACCAGCTTATTAGTGGTTGCTAATGGACTTCGACTGCTAAGAAAGTAG
- a CDS encoding OsmC family protein — MKDRLKWIDEFGFIGETASGHTLVMDGGIEHGGRNRGARPMELLLHGAAGCMAYDITAILKTAKEEILDMWIDIEKTQADSSPKVYTSINFHIVLISNSISNEAVERAIKLASEKYCSASIMLAKTAKMSYTYEIRSQK; from the coding sequence ATGAAAGATCGTTTAAAATGGATTGATGAATTTGGTTTTATTGGTGAAACAGCCAGTGGTCATACGCTCGTTATGGATGGCGGTATTGAACATGGCGGACGTAACCGAGGAGCAAGGCCGATGGAGTTACTTCTTCATGGTGCAGCAGGTTGCATGGCATATGATATTACCGCGATATTAAAAACCGCGAAAGAAGAGATTCTCGATATGTGGATTGATATCGAAAAAACACAAGCAGATTCTTCACCTAAAGTTTATACATCAATTAATTTCCATATTGTTTTAATCAGTAATTCAATCTCAAATGAAGCCGTTGAGCGAGCAATTAAGCTGGCATCCGAAAAATATTGTAGCGCATCGATTATGCTAGCAAAAACAGCAAAAATGAGCTATACCTATGAAATTAGATCACAAAAATAA
- a CDS encoding replication-associated recombination protein A has protein sequence MSTFSFDFSNQQFKPLAARMRPRTLAEYIGQSHLLGVGKPLPKAIEEGHLHSMILWGPPGTGKTTLAEIIAHHGNAKVERLSAVTSGIKDIREAVERAKNNQQMGFRTILFVDEVHRFNKSQQDAFLPFVEDGTVTFIGATTENPSFELNSALLSRARVYLLKSLTEQDIEQILQQAMTDKERGYAANGITLLDETKTQIAQFSGGDARRALNTLELLVDMAGDSPTLTPELLKEVVGERSARFDNQGDRYYDLISAVHKSVRGSAPDAALYWYARIISAGGDPLYVARRLLAIASEDVGNADPRAMQVALSAWDCFTRVGPAEGERAIAQAIVYLACAPKSNAVYLAFNQAMKDAQSLPDYDVPNHLRNAPTKLMQNLGYGDEYRYAHNEANAYAAGENYFPPEMADSQYYQPTDRGAERQYREKLAWLADLDSNSPLKRYKKR, from the coding sequence ATGTCAACATTCTCATTTGATTTTTCTAATCAACAGTTTAAACCATTAGCAGCTAGAATGCGCCCTCGTACTTTAGCTGAGTATATTGGTCAATCGCACCTACTTGGCGTAGGTAAACCGTTGCCAAAAGCGATTGAAGAAGGGCACTTACATTCGATGATTTTATGGGGGCCGCCAGGTACGGGTAAAACCACGTTAGCTGAAATAATAGCCCATCATGGTAATGCCAAAGTTGAACGCCTTTCTGCGGTCACTTCAGGTATTAAAGATATTCGTGAGGCTGTTGAACGAGCTAAAAATAATCAACAAATGGGATTTAGAACGATTTTGTTTGTTGATGAGGTTCATCGTTTCAATAAAAGTCAACAAGATGCCTTTTTACCTTTTGTCGAAGATGGCACGGTTACTTTTATTGGCGCAACGACCGAAAATCCCTCTTTTGAACTGAACTCGGCTTTATTATCTCGAGCGAGAGTCTATTTACTTAAGTCTTTAACCGAGCAAGATATTGAGCAAATTTTACAGCAGGCGATGACAGACAAAGAACGCGGTTATGCCGCTAACGGCATTACATTGCTTGATGAAACTAAAACTCAAATAGCCCAATTTTCTGGTGGTGATGCAAGGCGCGCGCTAAATACCCTTGAATTATTGGTTGATATGGCTGGTGATAGCCCAACATTAACGCCTGAATTATTAAAAGAGGTGGTAGGTGAGCGCAGTGCGCGTTTTGATAATCAAGGCGATCGTTATTATGATTTGATTTCCGCGGTACATAAATCAGTTCGCGGCTCCGCGCCTGATGCGGCACTTTACTGGTATGCTCGAATTATTAGTGCCGGAGGCGATCCACTCTATGTTGCTCGTCGCTTATTAGCGATAGCGTCTGAGGATGTCGGTAATGCCGATCCTAGGGCAATGCAAGTGGCGTTATCGGCATGGGACTGTTTTACTCGCGTTGGCCCTGCTGAGGGTGAACGAGCCATCGCGCAAGCGATTGTTTATTTAGCTTGTGCTCCGAAAAGTAATGCGGTCTATTTGGCGTTTAATCAAGCGATGAAAGATGCACAAAGCTTACCTGATTATGATGTTCCTAATCATTTACGTAATGCACCAACAAAGCTTATGCAAAATTTGGGTTATGGTGATGAATACCGTTATGCGCATAATGAAGCTAATGCGTATGCGGCGGGTGAAAATTACTTTCCTCCAGAGATGGCGGATAGTCAGTATTACCAACCAACTGATCGTGGTGCTGAAAGGCAATACAGAGAAAAACTGGCATGGCTAGCTGATTTAGATTCCAATAGTCCACTAAAGCGGTATAAAAAGCGTTAA
- a CDS encoding DUF1440 domain-containing protein, which yields MSTGLFQKTKPAARCYSLAVWLGIISGFISALVKSGTEGILPPRLLTEGAPPVTLLKNLGVDVTHWAYTYSEQVVYYGGNLVHILFSIVSALVYCVGAEIFPKIKLWQGMVFGLIVAIAFHGILMPIIGISTPVWDLRLEEIISEIFGTALWVWVIEIVRRDLRNRITKKPDPEFQ from the coding sequence ATGAGTACAGGTTTATTTCAAAAAACAAAACCAGCAGCTAGATGCTATTCATTAGCGGTTTGGCTTGGCATTATTTCAGGGTTCATTTCAGCATTAGTTAAAAGCGGTACCGAGGGAATTTTACCTCCTCGCTTACTAACCGAAGGCGCTCCTCCTGTCACTTTATTAAAAAATTTGGGAGTCGATGTTACTCATTGGGCATACACCTATTCAGAGCAAGTGGTTTATTATGGTGGTAATTTAGTTCATATCCTGTTTTCAATTGTATCTGCACTTGTTTACTGCGTCGGTGCCGAGATTTTTCCTAAAATTAAGCTATGGCAAGGTATGGTATTTGGTTTAATCGTCGCGATCGCTTTCCATGGTATTTTAATGCCAATAATAGGTATTTCTACACCAGTTTGGGATCTACGCTTAGAAGAAATTATTTCTGAAATATTTGGTACAGCTTTGTGGGTTTGGGTGATCGAAATTGTTCGCCGTGATTTAAGAAATCGCATAACGAAAAAACCTGATCCAGAGTTTCAATAA
- the lolA gene encoding outer membrane lipoprotein chaperone LolA, whose protein sequence is MKKILLILCLLASCSVWADAKDVLKERLGKVQGFYAQFSQEVKTADDQLIQEGSGELWVNRPNYFNWTMTEPDETLILSDGTALWIYTPMVEQVTVMALDQAEDNRLLLLITSSDNAIWNDYQVSRKQNTFTLTPTDNSTQHFTISVLPSGMIADFTIIESDGQRNFYVLSHQTLGKVDMGHFKFTIPEHVTVDDQR, encoded by the coding sequence GTGAAAAAAATTCTTTTAATACTCTGTTTATTGGCTTCTTGTTCTGTTTGGGCAGATGCTAAAGATGTACTTAAGGAGCGTTTGGGTAAAGTACAAGGTTTTTATGCTCAATTTTCTCAAGAGGTTAAAACTGCCGATGACCAATTAATTCAAGAAGGAAGCGGCGAGCTGTGGGTTAATCGACCTAACTATTTTAATTGGACAATGACAGAGCCAGATGAAACGCTGATATTGTCAGATGGTACGGCATTATGGATTTATACTCCAATGGTTGAACAAGTAACGGTTATGGCGCTAGATCAAGCAGAAGATAATCGATTATTATTGTTAATCACAAGTAGTGATAATGCGATTTGGAATGATTACCAAGTGTCAAGAAAACAAAATACGTTTACGCTGACGCCAACAGATAATTCAACGCAGCATTTTACCATTAGCGTGTTGCCATCAGGTATGATTGCGGATTTTACCATTATTGAGAGTGATGGTCAGCGTAATTTTTATGTACTTTCTCATCAAACTTTAGGGAAAGTAGATATGGGCCATTTTAAATTTACCATTCCAGAACATGTTACGGTGGATGATCAACGTTAG
- a CDS encoding HD domain-containing protein yields the protein MLTKHQQQIIANTYEYAKQKLSHDYSGHDIAHITRVVKLAQHIQKTEPESNLFIVTIAAYLHDVIDDKVIENVEKGRQELIEFMLQQQVESSAQQAILDIIDNMSFRKNLSTKQPLSKEGEIVQDADRLDAIGAIGIGRTFYYGANKKNVMYDPAIAPRVNMSLEDYKTPTTVINHFYEKLLLLKDQMNTAEGKKLALQRHQFLLNFLQQFEDEWNGSLA from the coding sequence ATGTTAACTAAACATCAACAGCAAATCATTGCCAATACTTATGAATATGCTAAACAAAAACTTTCTCACGATTATTCAGGGCATGATATTGCACATATTACCCGAGTTGTTAAGCTGGCTCAACATATCCAAAAAACAGAGCCTGAGTCAAATCTATTTATTGTCACAATAGCGGCTTATTTACATGATGTGATCGATGATAAAGTGATTGAAAATGTTGAAAAAGGTAGACAAGAGCTGATTGAGTTTATGCTACAGCAACAAGTTGAATCCTCTGCTCAGCAAGCCATTTTAGATATCATTGATAATATGTCTTTTCGTAAAAATTTATCGACCAAGCAACCGTTAAGCAAAGAGGGTGAGATAGTACAAGATGCGGATCGCTTAGATGCTATTGGCGCTATCGGCATTGGTAGAACATTTTATTATGGTGCCAATAAAAAAAATGTTATGTATGACCCAGCTATTGCACCACGGGTCAATATGAGTCTAGAAGATTATAAAACACCAACCACAGTGATCAATCACTTCTATGAAAAGTTATTATTACTTAAAGACCAAATGAATACTGCCGAAGGTAAAAAGCTAGCCCTGCAGCGACATCAGTTTTTACTTAATTTTTTACAGCAGTTTGAAGATGAGTGGAATGGAAGTCTTGCATAA
- a CDS encoding APC family permease: MPQLKKSMHFKELVILGLLFIGPAAPVGLFGVLDAISDGAVALVYVVATIIMAFTAFSYARMSAELPSAGSVYAYCSAGIHPHAGFLVGWLLLLDYLFIPAVAYLFSGISLNALIPDVPIWIWVCIAVAITTTLNLIGIKKSAKITLIILILEIMVLAVVLLVGIWVLLQDGVKRDWLEPFIGGELFSWNSLFAAVSIAVLSYLGFDAIATFAEENGGACSLVSKAIIGCLILAGALFIIQTYIGALLSPYSAEYLRANPSLQGKAYYQIVNQELSLWLGWSLGLMKAVGAAFAAMVGQAAASRLLFSMGRDKRLPVILSKVGEKTGVPIVAIWFAAIFNLCLAAIAASYAKGLPTLVSFVDVGALTAFIMLHVAVIGYFKLQQKRSGIVSFIFDIIMPILGILMLLPVLINIDNDAKIVGAIWLIIGIMILLFNKGKVNLSWLNRVQ; encoded by the coding sequence ATGCCACAATTAAAGAAAAGTATGCATTTTAAAGAGTTGGTGATCCTTGGGTTACTCTTTATTGGTCCCGCGGCTCCGGTTGGCTTGTTTGGTGTTCTAGATGCAATCAGCGATGGCGCTGTAGCGCTGGTCTATGTTGTTGCGACGATTATTATGGCATTTACTGCATTTTCGTATGCCAGAATGTCTGCCGAGTTACCTAGTGCCGGATCTGTATATGCCTACTGCTCTGCAGGTATTCATCCTCATGCTGGTTTTTTAGTCGGTTGGTTATTACTACTTGATTATCTGTTTATTCCTGCGGTTGCTTATTTGTTTAGTGGTATCTCATTAAATGCGTTAATTCCTGATGTGCCGATCTGGATTTGGGTATGTATTGCCGTTGCTATCACAACCACACTTAACCTTATCGGTATTAAAAAGTCGGCTAAAATAACCTTAATCATTTTAATTTTAGAGATCATGGTTCTGGCAGTTGTTCTACTAGTTGGGATCTGGGTTTTGCTCCAAGATGGCGTAAAGCGTGATTGGTTAGAGCCTTTTATTGGTGGTGAATTATTCAGTTGGAATAGCTTATTTGCCGCAGTTTCAATCGCCGTATTATCTTACTTAGGTTTTGATGCAATTGCCACCTTTGCCGAAGAAAATGGTGGGGCGTGTAGTTTAGTCAGCAAAGCGATTATTGGTTGCTTAATTTTAGCTGGCGCTCTATTTATTATACAAACTTATATCGGTGCGCTATTAAGTCCTTACTCGGCAGAATATTTACGGGCTAACCCTAGTCTACAAGGTAAAGCGTATTACCAAATTGTCAACCAAGAATTATCACTATGGCTTGGCTGGTCTTTAGGATTGATGAAAGCTGTCGGAGCCGCATTTGCGGCAATGGTCGGACAAGCTGCTGCAAGTCGTTTATTATTTAGCATGGGACGAGATAAACGTCTACCCGTAATATTATCAAAGGTTGGCGAAAAAACCGGGGTGCCGATAGTGGCGATATGGTTTGCTGCGATCTTTAATTTATGCTTAGCAGCAATTGCGGCAAGTTATGCTAAAGGATTACCTACACTAGTTTCATTTGTTGACGTAGGGGCGTTAACGGCATTTATTATGCTGCATGTTGCTGTTATTGGCTACTTTAAATTGCAGCAAAAACGTAGTGGTATCGTATCATTCATTTTTGATATTATAATGCCCATTCTTGGTATATTGATGTTATTGCCTGTGCTGATTAATATTGATAATGATGCTAAAATTGTTGGTGCCATTTGGCTAATTATTGGCATAATGATACTGCTTTTTAATAAAGGGAAAGTAAATTTAAGCTGGTTAAACCGTGTCCAATGA
- the ilvB gene encoding acetolactate synthase large subunit codes for MQSSNTITSMRLTGAQLIVKMLENYGITQVAGLPGGAILPLYDALSQSKKIEHILTRHEQAAGFIAQGMTRVSGKPAVCLASSGPGATNLLTAIADAKLDSIPIICITGQVSLSTIGTDAFQEVDTYGISIPITKHNYLVRTIEELPHIIQSAFKIAQSGRPGPVWIDVPKDIQTATIDIDRLLELPALNRSPKAAIAQIEQAANLINQAKKPILYLGGGIIFADAHKPAQTLAEKSNLPTTTTLMALGCIPSDNPLSLGMLGMHAKRSTNFILQEADLLVVLGARFDDRAIGKTEQFCPHAKIIHVDIDRSELGKIKQPDIAIHADVADVIEQLLTNVISQPRSDWLARVAQLQQQYPCYHQSDDPLSHYGLIRNVAQIVGPDAIITTDVGQHQMWVAQAYPFSKPRQLLTSGGLGTMGFGLPAAIGAALAAPARKVICFTGDGSIMMNIQELATIAEHDLDIKIILLNNQALGLVYQQQTLFYGERIFSSTSPYQADFIKIAQGFGLKTCDLNQVENPQQALADALNSHGPCLIHACIDTNEKVYPMVPPGAANIEMVGE; via the coding sequence ATGCAATCGTCAAATACCATCACAAGTATGCGGCTAACGGGCGCACAATTAATTGTGAAGATGTTAGAAAATTATGGCATAACACAAGTAGCTGGCCTACCTGGGGGCGCAATATTGCCATTGTATGACGCCTTAAGCCAAAGTAAAAAGATTGAGCACATTCTAACGCGTCATGAGCAAGCTGCTGGCTTTATTGCGCAAGGTATGACCCGAGTAAGTGGTAAACCAGCAGTCTGCCTTGCTTCAAGTGGACCTGGTGCAACTAATTTACTCACCGCAATTGCCGATGCTAAACTTGATTCAATCCCGATCATCTGTATTACCGGTCAAGTCTCCTTATCAACAATTGGCACTGACGCATTCCAAGAGGTCGATACTTATGGCATATCAATACCGATTACTAAGCACAACTATTTAGTACGAACAATTGAAGAATTGCCCCATATTATTCAAAGCGCATTTAAAATCGCACAATCAGGCAGACCCGGGCCCGTGTGGATTGATGTGCCGAAAGATATTCAGACTGCAACCATTGACATCGATAGATTACTCGAATTACCCGCACTGAACCGCTCACCCAAAGCAGCTATTGCGCAAATTGAGCAAGCTGCAAATTTGATTAATCAGGCTAAAAAGCCAATTCTTTACCTTGGCGGCGGGATTATTTTTGCTGATGCACATAAACCAGCCCAGACGCTTGCCGAAAAATCGAATTTACCGACCACGACGACGCTAATGGCGCTGGGTTGTATACCTAGTGATAATCCATTATCACTAGGCATGCTAGGTATGCATGCCAAACGTAGCACTAACTTTATTTTGCAGGAAGCCGATTTACTCGTTGTGCTTGGTGCAAGATTTGATGATCGCGCAATCGGTAAAACCGAGCAATTTTGCCCACATGCTAAAATTATCCACGTTGATATTGATCGTTCTGAATTAGGTAAAATTAAGCAACCTGATATCGCTATTCATGCCGATGTGGCGGATGTTATTGAGCAGTTATTAACTAACGTTATTTCACAACCTAGATCTGATTGGCTCGCCCGGGTAGCACAACTACAACAGCAGTATCCATGTTATCACCAAAGTGATGACCCATTGAGCCATTATGGGCTAATTAGGAATGTTGCCCAAATCGTAGGTCCAGATGCGATTATCACTACTGATGTCGGCCAGCATCAAATGTGGGTTGCACAGGCCTACCCATTTAGTAAACCAAGACAATTATTAACATCAGGAGGATTAGGCACAATGGGCTTTGGCTTACCCGCTGCAATTGGTGCGGCACTTGCTGCACCAGCACGTAAAGTGATCTGCTTTACAGGCGATGGAAGTATTATGATGAATATTCAAGAGCTGGCGACAATCGCTGAACACGATTTAGACATTAAGATTATTTTACTCAATAACCAAGCGTTAGGGCTGGTTTATCAACAGCAAACACTATTTTATGGCGAGCGAATTTTTTCATCTACATCACCCTATCAAGCTGATTTTATAAAAATAGCGCAAGGTTTTGGCTTAAAAACGTGTGATTTAAATCAAGTAGAAAACCCACAGCAAGCCTTGGCTGATGCACTAAATAGCCATGGTCCTTGTTTGATTCATGCCTGCATTGATACTAATGAAAAAGTCTATCCGATGGTACCACCCGGTGCTGCAAATATTGAAATGGTAGGAGAATAA
- a CDS encoding MBL fold metallo-hydrolase has product MKLVVLVDNNTLIDRYYYGEPAVCYYIEDGNNRLLLDVGYSDIFIKNAELLSIDLTQVDTIVLSHGHNDHTRGLKYLVNKIDLKQIKVVAHPDAFKPKIFAQQPVGAPFNAQQLTKMCSLQLSKTPINITSNITFLGEIPSLNEFEQRQQLGTIVDEQQSLTKPDYVMDDSALVYRGKEGLFIITGCSHSGICNIVEYAKQVCNEQKVAGIIGGFHLLEVSEQLHRTIEYFVENNIKLLYPCHCVSFSAKAELNSAIPIEEVGVSLTIEID; this is encoded by the coding sequence ATGAAACTGGTAGTTTTGGTTGATAATAATACATTAATTGATCGTTATTATTATGGTGAACCGGCAGTCTGTTATTACATTGAGGATGGTAATAACAGACTATTATTAGATGTTGGTTATTCTGATATTTTTATTAAAAATGCTGAGCTGCTTAGTATTGATTTAACTCAGGTAGATACCATTGTACTTTCTCATGGGCACAATGACCATACACGAGGCTTAAAATATTTAGTTAATAAAATTGATCTTAAACAGATCAAAGTCGTTGCCCATCCAGATGCGTTTAAGCCGAAAATATTTGCCCAACAACCAGTTGGTGCGCCATTTAATGCGCAACAATTAACTAAAATGTGTTCATTACAACTCTCTAAAACACCAATTAACATTACGTCTAATATTACTTTTTTAGGTGAAATCCCATCATTAAATGAGTTTGAACAACGACAACAATTGGGCACAATAGTAGATGAACAACAAAGCCTTACTAAACCTGATTATGTGATGGATGATTCCGCATTAGTTTATCGCGGTAAAGAGGGCTTATTTATTATTACTGGGTGCTCTCATAGTGGCATTTGTAATATTGTTGAATATGCAAAGCAAGTGTGTAACGAACAGAAGGTAGCCGGCATTATTGGCGGATTTCATCTGTTAGAGGTGTCCGAGCAACTGCACCGCACAATTGAGTATTTTGTTGAAAATAATATTAAGTTACTTTACCCATGTCATTGTGTATCATTTAGTGCAAAAGCTGAGTTAAATAGCGCAATTCCGATTGAAGAAGTTGGCGTTAGCTTAACTATCGAAATAGATTGA